In Brassica napus cultivar Da-Ae chromosome C2, Da-Ae, whole genome shotgun sequence, the sequence gattttatgaaaatagtTTACTAACGGGGTCATCGGTCATTGGAGAAGCGGTGTGGAAAACGCCATCGCAGCCATCGATCGTGGCGCTTAGAGCTTCATAGTCAAGAAGATCAGCACTGTGAAGAGTGAGTCTTTCTTTAGCTCCTTGAAGCTCTCTGAGATGGTTGTTCTTGGGATCAGCTGGGTTCCGTACGGTTCCTCGTACGGTGTAGCCTCTCTCCAAAAGCAACTTAACGATCCAAGAAGCTATGTAGCCGCCGGCTCCGGTGACGCAGACGAGTTTCCCGTCGGCAGGCATTTTTTCTGCTGCTAGAGCAAAAGATCGATGGCTAAGAAGGTTAGAGAATGGTATGGGTTATAATGTGTCGTTACAGGGAGACTTTGTGAtttgtatttatagagagaCTTCAAAACAAACGACGGTTTTGAGGTTATGACTTTGCCGTGTTTCACCTAACCATGGTCAAGAGTTGGTGAGTCTTCGTAAGATAAtagtatatttttgtaaaagaacAAACCGAAAAGAttgaatattttcttttcttttactgATTTATTGAAAGAGTGTAGCTCTGTGGGTCTGGTGAATGAAATATTACCgggattaatattttattttaatttatttaagaaCACTACAGAAGTAGAATAGTTTGAACTTCGAAGTTGTAGGtgataagagcatgattaaccctaTAACCctatttggattttttagtgattatttaaataattaattgtacTTAAAAATTCTAGTTAAGAAACTATTAGATTTTGTGTTTTAGTAGGAGTTTCTTAATTGaggattcttaaaaaaattaattttttttaaagataaaatttatttattaaataaaacatattaaaagataacattttaaatatagatttaaaaaaaaaacataaaaacaaggaTTACTAAAAATAAAcgagaataatttgaaagaaatatGTCATATATGTGATCAAAATGTAGAAagtgtttttgattattttgtgaATAATATTTGTGATGAAGGAGACTGTTTGTGGATTACTTTGTAGAAAGACTTTTTCGATGAGAAGAACGGAATGAGAGAATGGAATTTGTTTGGTgagaaggagagaagaagagTTTGTGAATAAAATGCTTTGtgaataaaattttcatatatagagcaGGAGAGAAGAACCCTATGCTTGCGACTTGAATAAAAATCTTGTGACTTGCACACATACGGACAGCACATACAAACATACATAACAACTCGTGACTTCTCTTGACTTGCACACATACGGACAGCACATACAAAGTAACAAACATAACAAATTCGCTTGTGAAACATCTTGTGACTTGTACGTCTTGGGGGTAGAGGAAGAGTCATACAAGGATAGCACTTGCTGAGTTAGACACAGTAGGGGAAGACACACATCGCTTCGAAAGGGTAACGCAAAAGGAGATATAAGAGTAATAATGTTTCAACatggaagaaagagagagactgTATCTCTTTGATTAGAGACAATATGATTATTGACGAAGAAAATGGTTTCATTCCCTAACACTAGCAGAACCATTTCACACCAAGATTCTTCATTTCTGCTCTTCTGTTGGCTTCGGACCTGCTGCTGCTTCCTTGATCTTGTCTGCAGATTCATCCTGATCCACACcaacaaaattttcatcatCCATTACATTATGAAATCAAGCAACAGCTGTTTAGTGtgtaaagagagagaaaaagaataaacaaaCCTGCATGTCGGATGTCCAGAGAGTGAGATTGTCACGGAGAAGCTGCATGATCAAAGTGCTATCCTTGTATAACTCTTCCCCTAGTGTGTCTAACTCTTGTGAAACATAACACTCGTGACTTTTGTCTCATTGTGATGGAATCCAAGCACAAGCCTTTGTCTCTCTGCACAGGAAAAGAGATACAATAAGATGCTTATCCAGAACTACCAAGAACCGAAAGTAACAAATAAATTACTGTCCCATTGGTAAAGCAAATAAAACAGAACATGTTATAGATTCCTTTCAAACGCATAGTTAACCATAAATTCCTGCTCGCCATTGCAATACGATCCTGACGCAAAGCATTCACAATAACTATACAAGATTACATCAACCAAAGTCACTAGGCATTGACATCTCATCACCACACCACATTGACCACTAAGAATTGACATCCCTTAAACCGATGAAACTAATCAAAGATTCTTGACAAGCCGATGAACCGGATGTGGCGGCGTGGCGTCTTGCGTCGTTGATGGCTGCTTCTCGGAACCTAACGGCGGCGTCTGAGGCTGAGAAGGCAAGTCTTCTTCTCTCTGATCTTGCGAACCGAGAACGTAATGCGACTGTTTCATCTCCCTTCCACTAGCAGATTCCATCTTCACCTCCACAACCACCGTCGGGACGGAGAAATCTGATTGGTACGCCGAATTGTTACAGTTAGAACCCGAATCTTGATCGGATTGCTCCATTATAGAGCGGAGTGTGATGGAGATTAAGCCGATTCAAGCTTGAAGGAGCTCGTCGTCTTCGTTTGTTTATTCGTCTCTTGAGTTCTTTTGAAAAAATCGAGCTAGAGCTGGAGCTTCTCCATGGTGGTAGGGTGGAGAGAAACGACGGAGTTGTCATCGTTGATTGCTTCATCGACGAGAAGACGGAGAAGACGAGACTAGACGAGAAGACGAGACCGAGacgagagaaaataaaaaaagagagaaaagagaaaaaaaatagaatcaaTGCTTTGCTCACGTGTTTCCAAAACCCACTTTAAAATCGGTTACAAAAATCTTAACTTAAGGATCGGtaatctaatttttaattagttcTGATTTAATTAATTCAGTTATTTTCCTTAAAAACCATGCTAAGAAACTGGGATAAAGACCAAACGTACGAAATGGCCAACTAAAGGTGTTGTGAAGCTGactttttccttcttcttttttttttttgccaaatggAAATCCTTATTGGTTAGCTTTAAAAACTTAGAAATACGAAATTgctaaatatatttgaaaaaaacaattgCCAAATAATtatcatgtttttctttttggtagctggctaaataattattaagtttataatTCAGATGTATGGAGTTCTGGCAGACATTGATAAGAAGTTAGTAATCGTATAAGATCTTCCCTGAAAATCTAGGAACATTgctttttagtaatttttaatttgtttctcaaTTGGTTCATTATCATTAGCTAGTTTTTAAAACCACAAGTGGTGGTAAGAGAGGTTGAGAATATTGACATTTGACTCTATTGAGCATCCGTAATTCACATTAttaactaattaatttgatGCATCTTCATGGAAAAGATTAGTAAATCTTCAGTTGTCAATAAAAGTAAGTAGTACATCATATTACTAGTTGTACAAGTTGAGTGTCTAATTCAAACCGTGTCCCTTCCAAAGATTGTTGAATGTCACTAAACACAGGATTTCCGAGTGGGTTCCCTCAATACAGAAGTCAAAGTCGCACGTGGGAAATAACTTAATAACAGACAAAGAAACGTGGCTCATTACAGAATCCTAATCATTGTCACTGGTTGGTTACAAGTTACAACTAATTGAGGTTGAATATTATGTAACAAATGGGCCTCATAAAAATCATAATCCATCATACAGAACCAAGAACATGTCCAATTCAGATTCTTCTTACATTTTAATTCAGACCCAAGATTTCAATTTCAGATAGCAGTGAGTGTTCTTCCTTTTCACTTACGAtcctaattttcaaaattcaaagtCTGGATCAAATACGATTCAGTGATCATGAATTTCATACCAGTAACAAAACCAACCAGACAATTTTAAGGAATTTTTATTAGAGAGCAACCTGAGCATTTTCAACACCTAATCCATACAAAACACCAGCATATTTCTGCAACGGACCAGCAAAGAAGTTCTCCTTAAGCTTTCTGAAAGTACAAGAGGTCAGCAAACTGTCGGACCCAGCCTGGTGACAGATCCCAACTCTCTCCACCTCCAGCAACTCCGCCAGCTTGTTCAGACCACCGTGAAGGCTGTTACAGAACTTCATCAAATGCTTAATATCATACACCATGGGAAAATAAACATTGATCAGCTGGAAGAAGCCCGTCTGCGAATCGGGAAGGTCTTGGCATGTAAGAAGCTTCAGCAAGTATCCAAAATCGTATCCACTGTGAAACGTAACCCAATGCACGTTCTCGTTCAACACGATCCCCGAAGACATCAAGAGCTCCGCGAATCTGTTGGACTCGATcccttcttgtgtgtttttagCGAAGTCGATGCCTGATTGCTTAAGAAGGTCGATTGAATCCACGGCGAAGATGTCGGAATCGAGATCGAACTCTCGGAAGTTGAACTGCCAGATGCAGTACTTGTCGGTTCCACAGGTAGGGAGGTTACCTTGCTCGTTGGAGAAGGTGAGACCGAGCTGGATTATGCTGAGGATGTTGACGTTGAGCTTTAAGGTTTCGTAGTGGTAATCGGCGTTGGATTTGAATGTTCCGACGGGTCGCACGACGATTCCGGGAAACTCGGTGTCCATGGCGACGTAGGGGAAGTCGTCGACGACTTGTCGGATCAGATCCATCTCCTCGTGGAGGTTATCGTTCCATACTTCGCGGATTTGAATCGAATCGTCTTTTAGAAACAGAGACATGTCTATGTGCTACGAATCTCGGGAGCATCTGGATTTGACTTAGACGGTGGAGATCCGAAACGTGGAACGGATCTAGAGGTAGACCCGATCCGGTTTCATCAATTCTGCGAGAAATTCAACACACGAATCATTTATTATGAAATTCAATTACAACAAATCTGCAGCATATTCGGTGGAACCGAACCTGATAATCAAAGGAGAAGTATGTGGAAGAGGCGGGCGGCGATTGGTCGTGGCTAGGGTTTCAGAAGAAGATGTGGTGGTTTATCGAAAGGGAAATGGAAGGATATGAAGTGATGATTattaaatcataatttataattatacccctttataatttgtatatataatttatactttttatatatacaaattcttaaataattatgaaaactAAAGCTCCTAATGATAACGAATGATTACAACTGATTGAGCGGTGCGGAACAAGCGGATTAGATACTGCGGTACGG encodes:
- the LOC106381560 gene encoding probable CCR4-associated factor 1 homolog 6 yields the protein MSLFLKDDSIQIREVWNDNLHEEMDLIRQVVDDFPYVAMDTEFPGIVVRPVGTFKSNADYHYETLKLNVNILSIIQLGLTFSNEQGNLPTCGTDKYCIWQFNFREFDLDSDIFAVDSIDLLKQSGIDFAKNTQEGIESNRFAELLMSSGIVLNENVHWVTFHSGYDFGYLLKLLTCQDLPDSQTGFFQLINVYFPMVYDIKHLMKFCNSLHGGLNKLAELLEVERVGICHQAGSDSLLTSCTFRKLKENFFAGPLQKYAGVLYGLGVENAQVAL